A region from the Geobacillus vulcani PSS1 genome encodes:
- a CDS encoding CAP domain-containing protein, producing the protein MKWFFLFLFFLIGLYYFVPSSPPPSPPEQPETNRYMLKEPKATVGMVALIGQSAQEAKKRLGAPNRIDPSAYGYDWWVYSRRPESYVQIGILRGRVVTALVGGEKVNVEPFAVGQRLQTIFQTMPVLSNIEIKLGSGTYRFELSEQDYSSRPVVKVGSVYAQLYVDRFTGEVAAIRLMDAETFVKLRPYELVYRGSLPAAAPLSEEKQQAVNAANAKQIFDWTNLIRRRHGLSSLMWDDKAAAAAEKHSRDMHDHRFFSHESPQYGDLSKRLGALHIPFRLAGENIAAHQVDGVEATIGWLNSQNHRKIMLNEEFTRLGVGVYADYYTQNFLTPL; encoded by the coding sequence GTGAAATGGTTTTTCCTTTTTTTGTTTTTCTTGATTGGATTGTATTATTTTGTGCCAAGCTCGCCACCCCCGAGCCCCCCGGAGCAGCCAGAGACGAATAGATACATGTTGAAAGAGCCGAAGGCGACGGTCGGCATGGTGGCATTGATCGGGCAATCGGCGCAAGAGGCGAAAAAACGGCTTGGGGCTCCAAACCGAATCGACCCGTCAGCTTACGGATATGACTGGTGGGTGTACAGCCGTCGGCCCGAGTCATACGTGCAGATTGGCATCTTGCGCGGCCGCGTTGTCACCGCCCTTGTCGGCGGAGAGAAGGTGAACGTTGAACCATTTGCGGTCGGCCAGCGGCTGCAAACGATTTTCCAGACGATGCCGGTGCTATCGAACATTGAGATTAAGCTAGGCAGTGGGACATACCGATTTGAGCTGTCTGAACAAGATTACTCGTCAAGGCCGGTTGTCAAAGTCGGCAGCGTCTACGCTCAGCTGTATGTTGACCGCTTTACTGGCGAGGTGGCGGCTATCCGCTTGATGGATGCGGAAACGTTCGTCAAGTTGCGGCCGTACGAGCTCGTTTACCGCGGCAGCCTGCCAGCGGCCGCGCCGCTTTCGGAAGAAAAGCAACAAGCTGTGAATGCAGCCAACGCGAAGCAAATTTTTGACTGGACGAATTTGATCCGCCGGCGCCACGGGCTTTCCTCTCTCATGTGGGATGACAAGGCCGCCGCCGCTGCCGAAAAACATAGCCGAGATATGCATGATCACCGGTTTTTCTCCCACGAATCGCCGCAGTATGGCGATTTATCGAAGCGGCTTGGCGCGCTTCACATTCCGTTCCGGCTTGCTGGGGAAAATATCGCCGCCCATCAAGTCGATGGCGTCGAGGCGACCATCGGATGGCTGAACAGCCAAAACCATCGGAAAATTATGTTGAACGAAGAGTTCACCCGCTTGGGCGTTGGCGTCTACGCTGATTACTATACGCAAAACTTCTTGACGCCGCTCTAA
- the coaD gene encoding pantetheine-phosphate adenylyltransferase, translated as MASIAVCPGSFDPVTYGHLDIIKRGAKVFDQVYVAVLNNSSKKPLFTVEERIELLREVTQTLPNVHVEAFHGLLVDYARSKKANAILRGLRAVSDFEYEMQITSMNRVLDENIETFFMMTNSQYAFLSSSIVKEVAKYNGDISELVPPVVEQALKRKFASTAAD; from the coding sequence ATGGCGAGCATTGCGGTTTGCCCGGGGAGCTTTGACCCTGTGACGTACGGGCATTTGGATATTATTAAACGGGGAGCGAAAGTGTTTGATCAAGTGTATGTGGCGGTGTTGAACAACTCGTCGAAAAAGCCGCTGTTTACTGTCGAGGAGCGGATCGAGCTGCTCCGTGAGGTCACGCAGACGCTTCCGAACGTCCATGTCGAAGCGTTTCACGGCCTGCTTGTTGATTATGCCCGCAGCAAAAAAGCGAATGCCATTTTGCGCGGCTTGCGCGCTGTGTCCGATTTCGAATACGAAATGCAAATTACGTCGATGAACCGCGTCCTCGATGAAAACATTGAAACGTTTTTTATGATGACGAACAGCCAGTATGCGTTTTTAAGCTCGAGCATCGTCAAAGAAGTGGCGAAATACAACGGCGATATTTCTGAGCTGGTGCCCCCGGTTGTGGAGCAGGCGCTGAAGCGGAAATTTGCGTCCACAGCGGCTGATTGA
- the coxB gene encoding cytochrome c oxidase subunit II: MKKGLRNWRLFSLFGMMALLLAGCGKPFLSTLQPAGEVADMQYSLMLLSTSIMVLVIVVVAIIFVYVVIRFRRRQGEEKKIPKQVEGNHKLEIIWTVIPIILLLILAVPTVSTTFKLADVKAMNDKNRDKDTVIVNVRANQYWWEFEYPDYGIITSQDLVVPTNEKVYFNLIASDVKHSFWIPAVGGKMDTNTDNKNQFWLVFDQKATDKAGGVFYGKCAELCGPSHALMDFKVRPLPRDQFDAWVKKMQNAKKPVVTDPVAKEGEAIFNKSCIGCHAVTPVDKRPVQARTAPNLANFGDRERIAGILEHNEENLKKWLRDPNSVKPGNKMAGTYGHLTEEQIDALTKYLMSLKVE; the protein is encoded by the coding sequence ATGAAGAAAGGGCTGCGTAACTGGCGCTTATTTTCCCTGTTTGGGATGATGGCGCTGTTGCTCGCCGGCTGCGGCAAGCCGTTTTTATCGACGCTCCAGCCTGCCGGTGAAGTGGCGGACATGCAGTATTCGCTCATGTTGTTGAGCACATCGATCATGGTGCTCGTCATTGTTGTCGTGGCGATCATCTTCGTTTACGTTGTCATCCGCTTTCGGCGGCGCCAGGGGGAAGAGAAGAAGATTCCGAAACAAGTGGAAGGAAACCACAAGCTGGAAATTATTTGGACTGTCATTCCGATCATTCTCTTGCTCATTTTGGCGGTGCCGACAGTATCGACCACGTTTAAACTGGCTGATGTCAAGGCGATGAACGACAAAAACCGCGATAAGGATACAGTTATCGTCAATGTTCGCGCCAACCAATACTGGTGGGAGTTTGAATATCCGGATTATGGCATTATCACGAGCCAAGACTTGGTCGTGCCGACGAATGAAAAAGTGTATTTCAACTTGATTGCGTCGGATGTCAAACACTCGTTCTGGATTCCGGCGGTCGGCGGCAAAATGGACACAAACACCGACAACAAAAACCAATTTTGGCTTGTTTTTGACCAAAAAGCGACCGATAAAGCCGGCGGTGTCTTTTACGGCAAATGTGCGGAGCTTTGCGGTCCATCCCATGCGCTGATGGACTTTAAAGTTCGACCATTGCCGCGCGACCAGTTTGACGCCTGGGTGAAAAAGATGCAAAACGCGAAAAAACCGGTTGTCACCGACCCGGTCGCCAAAGAAGGGGAAGCGATTTTCAACAAAAGCTGTATTGGCTGCCATGCGGTGACGCCTGTGGACAAGCGTCCGGTGCAAGCGCGCACAGCGCCGAACTTGGCGAACTTTGGCGATCGCGAACGAATCGCCGGTATTTTGGAGCATAACGAAGAAAATCTGAAAAAATGGTTGAGAGACCCGAATAGCGTGAAGCCTGGAAATAAAATGGCGGGTACATATGGCCACTTGACGGAAGAGCAAATTGATGCATTGACGAAATACTTGATGAGCTTAAAAGTGGAATAA
- the rsmD gene encoding 16S rRNA (guanine(966)-N(2))-methyltransferase RsmD: MRVISGTCKGRRLQAVPGMSTRPTTDKVKEAIFNMIGPYFSGGNGLDLFAGSGGLGIEALSRGIERVIFVDHDRKAVQTIRKNVAACGLEKRAEIYCNDAERALKAVAKRGLRFAVIFLDPPYKEQQWPTLLSSIAERQLLEPHGVVVAEHSAEAQLPEKVGGLTEWKRETYGITGVTIYRWEGDGSHGEHCGLPGEL; the protein is encoded by the coding sequence ATGAGAGTCATTTCCGGAACATGCAAAGGACGGCGTCTGCAAGCGGTTCCAGGGATGTCGACGCGGCCGACGACCGATAAAGTCAAAGAGGCGATATTTAATATGATCGGGCCATATTTCTCAGGCGGCAACGGTCTTGATTTGTTTGCTGGCAGCGGCGGCTTGGGCATCGAGGCGCTCAGCCGTGGAATCGAGCGCGTCATTTTCGTCGATCATGACAGGAAAGCAGTGCAGACGATCCGAAAAAACGTGGCGGCCTGCGGGCTTGAGAAGCGGGCGGAAATTTACTGCAACGACGCTGAGCGGGCGCTGAAGGCGGTAGCGAAGCGCGGCCTCCGCTTTGCAGTTATTTTCCTTGATCCGCCGTATAAAGAGCAACAGTGGCCGACGTTGCTGTCGTCGATCGCCGAGCGTCAGTTGTTGGAGCCGCACGGCGTCGTCGTCGCTGAACACTCGGCGGAGGCGCAGCTGCCGGAAAAGGTGGGCGGCCTGACGGAATGGAAGCGGGAAACATACGGCATCACTGGTGTGACGATTTATAGATGGGAAGGGGATGGAAGCCATGGCGAGCATTGCGGTTTGCCCGGGGAGCTTTGA
- a CDS encoding YlbE-like family protein, with the protein MRKDVWQYVQGTPMLRAFLREQPRWYRLLARRPHELSAFQLAALRHYELTIPDKVGKISQSLQMASLMWQMFKAMRD; encoded by the coding sequence ATGAGGAAAGATGTATGGCAATATGTGCAAGGAACACCGATGTTGCGCGCGTTTTTGCGCGAACAGCCGCGCTGGTACCGGCTCCTTGCCCGCCGTCCGCATGAACTGTCGGCGTTCCAATTGGCCGCCTTGCGCCACTATGAGCTAACGATCCCTGATAAAGTAGGAAAAATATCCCAATCATTGCAAATGGCGTCGCTTATGTGGCAAATGTTTAAAGCCATGCGTGACTAA
- the ctaF gene encoding cytochrome c oxidase subunit IVB, giving the protein MANQTNSGNERVDLAYRRRKNAEEMRHQMIAFVLMILLTLIAFAAVGYEEFSHWFVVPFILLLAAVQVAFQLYYFMHMSHKGHEFPAMFIYGGVAVMLLLVWAFTTVIWW; this is encoded by the coding sequence ATGGCGAACCAAACGAACTCTGGAAATGAACGCGTCGATCTGGCGTACCGCCGCCGGAAAAACGCGGAAGAGATGCGTCATCAAATGATCGCTTTTGTGTTGATGATTTTGCTGACGCTCATCGCTTTCGCCGCCGTTGGGTACGAAGAGTTTTCCCATTGGTTTGTCGTTCCGTTTATTTTGCTTTTAGCCGCCGTGCAAGTCGCTTTCCAGCTGTATTATTTCATGCACATGAGCCATAAAGGCCACGAGTTTCCGGCCATGTTTATTTACGGCGGTGTGGCGGTTATGCTTTTACTTGTTTGGGCGTTTACAACTGTGATTTGGTGGTAA
- a CDS encoding CBS domain-containing protein yields MQTVRDVMSADVQYCTPLDNLYEVAVKMRDFNIGAIPIVDDGRLVGMITDRDIVVRGMAEKRPGSTAVTEVMSRDLVTLSPNDSVQKAAEMMARHQIRRLPVVENGRLVGIVSLGDLATNRYSDERAGRALSEISEQDAIH; encoded by the coding sequence ATGCAAACGGTACGGGACGTGATGTCCGCAGATGTGCAATATTGCACCCCTCTTGACAATCTCTACGAAGTGGCGGTAAAAATGCGTGATTTCAACATCGGGGCGATTCCGATTGTCGATGACGGTCGTCTTGTCGGAATGATTACCGACCGCGATATCGTCGTGCGCGGCATGGCTGAAAAACGTCCCGGTTCGACTGCCGTGACGGAAGTAATGAGCCGCGATCTCGTCACGCTTTCTCCGAACGATTCGGTGCAAAAGGCAGCAGAAATGATGGCACGTCACCAAATTCGCCGTCTCCCGGTTGTAGAAAATGGGCGTTTGGTCGGCATCGTTTCGCTTGGCGATTTGGCGACGAACCGCTATTCTGATGAACGCGCGGGTCGTGCGTTAAGCGAGATTTCCGAACAAGACGCCATCCATTGA
- a CDS encoding Asp23/Gls24 family envelope stress response protein, which translates to MNTFRYRKRSAVEATLLTIVMMCVRDHAEVALDDCEAFITVAQGERCRVTVKLSIRYGAPVMAVCRRLQQHIAEEIAAMTPYVAEAVDIVVKRLVMLEKNA; encoded by the coding sequence GTGAACACGTTCCGGTATCGGAAACGGAGCGCCGTGGAAGCGACGCTGTTGACCATTGTCATGATGTGTGTGCGCGACCATGCAGAGGTCGCCCTTGACGATTGTGAGGCGTTCATCACCGTTGCCCAAGGCGAGCGGTGCCGCGTTACAGTGAAGCTGTCCATTCGATATGGGGCGCCGGTGATGGCGGTTTGCCGCCGGCTGCAGCAGCACATCGCCGAGGAGATCGCCGCGATGACGCCGTATGTCGCCGAGGCGGTTGACATTGTTGTCAAGCGGCTTGTCATGCTGGAAAAAAACGCATGA
- a CDS encoding DUF7147 family protein: protein MIQRFIELGEGYSDIYELIELAKANRHRLSGFFAFHTVKKGHAVVSLVVVLHPTDPGDFQPLYICREGIPDPSVKPNKRYELFMETAKELGMDVIHLDVKPSTMFAELDLYYHHLIGIMRMNRFIPPLQ from the coding sequence ATGATCCAACGATTCATCGAACTTGGCGAAGGATATTCCGATATATACGAGCTGATTGAATTGGCGAAGGCCAACCGCCACCGTTTATCCGGCTTCTTTGCCTTCCATACGGTGAAAAAAGGCCATGCGGTCGTCTCTTTGGTCGTTGTCCTTCATCCGACGGACCCCGGTGATTTCCAACCGCTTTACATTTGCCGTGAAGGCATTCCCGATCCGTCCGTCAAGCCGAACAAACGGTACGAACTGTTTATGGAAACGGCAAAAGAGCTGGGCATGGACGTCATTCACCTTGATGTTAAGCCATCGACGATGTTCGCCGAACTCGACTTATATTACCATCATTTGATCGGCATTATGCGGATGAATCGCTTCATCCCGCCGCTTCAGTAA
- the ctaD gene encoding cytochrome c oxidase subunit I — translation MSTIARKKGVGAVLWDYLTTVDHKKIAHLYLISGGFFFLLGGLEALFIRIQLAKPNNDFLVGGLYNEVLTMHGTTMIFLAAMPLIFAFMNAVVPLQIGARDVAFPFLNALGFWMFFFGGLFLNCSWFLGGAPDAGWTSYASLSLDSKAHHGIDFYTLGLQISGFGTIMGAINFLVTIINMRAPGMTFMRMPMFTWATFVTSALILFAFPPLTVGLIFMMMDRLFGGNFYNPAAGGNTIIWEHLFWVFGHPEVYILVLPAFGIFSEIFATFSRKRLFGYSSMVFATVLIAFLGFMVWAHHMFTVGMGPIANAIFAVATMTIAVPTGVKIFNWLFTMWGGSIKFTTPMHYAVAFIPSFVMGGVTGVMLASAAADYQYHDSYFVVAHFHYVIVGGVVFALLAGTHYWWPKMFGRMLNETLGKITFWLFFIGFHLTFFIQHFLGLTGMPRRVFTYLPNQGWETGNFVSTIGAFFMAAATVILLINVVITTVKGEKVPGDAWGDGRTLEWAIASPPPVYNFAQTPLVRGLDAFWLEKMEGKKELTPAEPLGDIHMPNSSFLPFVMAFGLFVAAFGFTYHNDAGWGLPVGILGLLITLGSMFLRSVIDDHGFHIHKEEVLELEKKGANA, via the coding sequence GTGAGTACGATCGCGCGCAAAAAGGGTGTCGGCGCCGTTTTATGGGATTATTTGACAACGGTCGACCATAAAAAAATCGCCCATCTGTACTTGATTTCCGGCGGGTTTTTCTTCCTGCTCGGCGGACTTGAGGCGTTGTTCATCCGCATTCAGCTCGCCAAGCCGAACAACGATTTTCTTGTCGGCGGCTTGTATAACGAAGTGTTGACGATGCATGGAACGACGATGATTTTCTTGGCTGCCATGCCGCTTATTTTCGCCTTTATGAACGCAGTTGTGCCGCTGCAGATCGGCGCGCGCGACGTCGCGTTTCCGTTTTTGAACGCCCTTGGATTCTGGATGTTTTTCTTCGGCGGTTTGTTTTTGAACTGTTCATGGTTTTTGGGAGGCGCGCCGGACGCTGGTTGGACGTCGTATGCGTCGCTATCGCTTGACTCGAAAGCGCATCATGGCATCGACTTTTATACGCTCGGGTTGCAAATTTCCGGTTTCGGAACGATCATGGGTGCCATTAACTTTCTGGTGACGATCATCAACATGCGCGCTCCGGGCATGACGTTTATGCGCATGCCGATGTTCACATGGGCGACGTTTGTGACTTCGGCGCTCATCTTGTTTGCGTTTCCGCCGTTGACGGTTGGCTTGATTTTCATGATGATGGACCGGCTGTTTGGCGGTAACTTCTACAATCCAGCTGCCGGCGGCAATACGATCATCTGGGAGCACTTGTTCTGGGTGTTCGGCCATCCGGAAGTATACATCCTTGTCTTGCCGGCGTTCGGCATTTTCTCGGAAATTTTCGCGACGTTCTCGCGCAAACGCCTATTCGGTTATTCGTCAATGGTGTTTGCGACGGTGCTTATTGCTTTCTTGGGGTTCATGGTATGGGCGCACCACATGTTCACCGTCGGGATGGGGCCGATTGCAAACGCCATCTTTGCCGTCGCGACGATGACGATCGCCGTTCCGACAGGAGTCAAAATTTTCAACTGGCTGTTTACGATGTGGGGCGGAAGCATCAAGTTCACAACGCCGATGCATTATGCGGTCGCTTTCATCCCGTCGTTTGTCATGGGCGGGGTCACCGGCGTGATGCTGGCATCGGCGGCGGCGGACTATCAATACCATGACAGCTATTTTGTCGTTGCGCACTTCCATTATGTTATCGTCGGCGGGGTTGTGTTCGCTTTGCTCGCGGGCACACATTACTGGTGGCCGAAAATGTTTGGCCGCATGTTGAACGAAACGCTTGGCAAAATTACATTCTGGTTGTTCTTTATCGGTTTCCATTTAACGTTCTTTATTCAGCACTTCCTTGGTTTGACGGGGATGCCGCGCCGCGTGTTCACGTACTTGCCAAACCAAGGGTGGGAGACAGGAAACTTTGTCAGCACGATCGGGGCGTTCTTTATGGCCGCGGCAACGGTCATTTTGCTCATTAACGTCGTGATCACCACGGTAAAAGGGGAAAAAGTGCCGGGCGATGCGTGGGGCGACGGCCGTACGCTCGAATGGGCGATCGCTTCGCCGCCGCCGGTGTACAACTTTGCGCAAACCCCGCTTGTCCGCGGCTTGGACGCTTTCTGGCTCGAAAAAATGGAAGGCAAAAAAGAACTGACGCCAGCCGAACCGCTTGGCGACATCCATATGCCGAATTCGTCGTTTTTGCCGTTTGTCATGGCATTTGGTTTGTTTGTCGCCGCCTTCGGCTTCACGTATCATAACGATGCCGGATGGGGGTTGCCGGTTGGCATTCTCGGCCTGCTCATTACGCTCGGTTCGATGTTCTTGCGCTCGGTGATCGATGACCACGGCTTCCACATCCATAAAGAAGAAGTGCTTGAACTTGAGAAGAAGGGGGCGAACGCCTGA
- the ctaE gene encoding cytochrome c oxidase subunit III, producing MHAEEKLTAETFPAAPERATLEGKNKFLGFWLFLGGETVLFASLFATYLALKDKTNGGPSAEELFQMPVVFMATMLLLTSSLTSVYAIYHMKNFDFKKMQLWFGITVLLGAGFLGLEIYEFNEYVHEGHKFTASAFASAFYTLVGTHGSHVAFGLLWILTLMIRNAKRGLNLYNAPKFYVASLYWHFIDVVWVFIFTVVYLMGMVG from the coding sequence ATGCATGCAGAGGAAAAACTGACGGCCGAGACGTTTCCGGCCGCACCGGAACGCGCCACCCTTGAAGGGAAAAATAAATTTCTCGGCTTCTGGCTCTTTTTAGGCGGAGAGACGGTGCTGTTCGCCTCTCTCTTCGCCACCTATTTGGCGCTCAAAGATAAAACGAACGGCGGCCCTTCGGCGGAAGAACTGTTCCAAATGCCGGTCGTGTTCATGGCGACAATGTTGCTGCTAACAAGCAGTTTGACGAGCGTGTATGCCATTTATCATATGAAAAACTTTGATTTTAAAAAGATGCAGCTCTGGTTTGGCATTACCGTTTTGCTTGGCGCCGGCTTTTTGGGCTTGGAAATTTACGAGTTCAACGAATATGTGCATGAAGGCCATAAATTTACAGCCAGCGCTTTCGCTTCAGCGTTCTACACGCTCGTTGGCACGCACGGAAGCCACGTCGCGTTCGGATTGCTTTGGATTTTGACGCTCATGATTCGCAACGCTAAGCGTGGGTTGAATTTATACAACGCCCCGAAGTTTTACGTCGCGAGCCTTTACTGGCACTTCATCGATGTCGTCTGGGTGTTCATTTTTACCGTTGTATACTTGATGGGAATGGTGGGGTGA
- a CDS encoding YlbD family protein, producing MVKPLHPSVEQFKQFVKKHPKIIQEVRSGKKTWKQVYEDWYLFGEDDDIWKPYRETNGATKEEEKGTNKWLDKLAAMLGQIDASDVQKHLANVQQAIAAIQSILSEFQGAGQEQRNKEAHPFSFRKD from the coding sequence ATGGTCAAGCCTCTGCATCCTTCCGTTGAACAGTTTAAACAGTTTGTGAAAAAACATCCAAAAATCATCCAAGAGGTGCGCAGTGGCAAAAAGACGTGGAAACAAGTGTATGAGGATTGGTATTTGTTCGGGGAAGACGATGATATATGGAAGCCGTATCGGGAAACAAACGGTGCGACAAAAGAGGAAGAAAAAGGAACGAACAAATGGCTCGATAAGCTCGCGGCCATGCTTGGACAGATCGATGCATCCGATGTGCAAAAACATTTGGCGAACGTCCAGCAGGCGATCGCGGCGATCCAAAGCATTCTTTCTGAATTTCAAGGGGCTGGTCAGGAACAAAGAAACAAAGAAGCGCATCCGTTTTCGTTCCGCAAAGATTAA
- the ctaG gene encoding cytochrome c oxidase assembly factor CtaG, producing MFQSLQMFGPVALWSPFFLLVLAAVAWLYIGITGPWRRRFGLGDAVSGKQKAYFLTGIALLYICKGSPLDLMGHLTFTAHMVQMAVLYLIVPQCFILGIPAPLYERAFAIAAVRRVFRLLTKPIVALLLFNGLFSLYHVPFIFDAVKMNMWLHALVTSVIFVAAFCMWWPLVNKLPDWQTLSGLKKMGYIFADGMLLTPACALIIFTDTPLYATYTDPKAWMAALALCVPQGTLASLDLTGPQMFLSMSPLHDQQLGGVLMKIIQEIVYGTMLFFIFTEWYRKEREKEPSMDMEPRPTKL from the coding sequence ATGTTTCAATCGCTGCAAATGTTTGGCCCCGTTGCCCTTTGGAGTCCGTTTTTTTTGCTTGTGTTGGCGGCGGTTGCGTGGCTGTATATTGGGATAACTGGGCCATGGCGGCGGCGTTTCGGCCTCGGTGATGCCGTTTCGGGGAAGCAGAAAGCATATTTTTTGACCGGGATTGCCCTTCTTTATATATGCAAAGGGTCTCCGTTGGATTTGATGGGCCATTTGACGTTCACCGCCCATATGGTGCAAATGGCCGTGCTGTATTTGATCGTGCCGCAATGTTTTATTTTAGGCATTCCGGCGCCGCTTTATGAGCGCGCGTTTGCCATTGCAGCGGTGCGCCGCGTGTTTCGGCTGTTGACAAAGCCCATTGTGGCGTTGCTGCTGTTTAACGGCTTGTTTTCGCTTTATCACGTTCCGTTCATTTTTGACGCTGTGAAAATGAATATGTGGCTGCATGCGTTGGTTACCTCCGTTATTTTTGTTGCTGCGTTTTGCATGTGGTGGCCGCTTGTCAACAAGCTGCCCGATTGGCAAACGTTGTCCGGTTTAAAAAAAATGGGTTACATTTTCGCTGACGGCATGCTGTTGACCCCGGCTTGCGCGCTCATCATTTTTACCGATACGCCGCTTTATGCGACGTATACTGACCCAAAAGCATGGATGGCTGCCCTTGCTCTATGCGTTCCTCAAGGGACGTTGGCTTCGCTTGATTTGACTGGACCGCAAATGTTTTTATCGATGTCGCCGCTCCACGACCAGCAGCTCGGTGGAGTGTTGATGAAAATCATCCAGGAAATCGTGTACGGGACGATGCTGTTCTTCATTTTCACCGAATGGTATCGGAAGGAGCGGGAGAAAGAGCCAAGCATGGATATGGAGCCGCGGCCGACCAAACTGTAA
- a CDS encoding YlbF family regulator gives MKIATLERIEILDKAEALAKMIVESDVADEYRRAFWRLKQDSRAQQLIARFVKLKERYEEVQRFGKYHPDYRDVMKEVREAKRELDLHETVAAFKEAEKAMQELLDEISVLIGKAVSEHVKVPAGNPYFLSAGCSGGCGAGGSCGCRT, from the coding sequence GTGAAGATTGCGACTCTCGAGCGCATCGAGATTTTAGATAAAGCAGAAGCGTTGGCCAAAATGATTGTCGAGTCGGACGTGGCGGACGAATACCGCCGCGCCTTTTGGCGGCTGAAGCAAGACTCCCGCGCCCAGCAGCTCATTGCTCGCTTTGTCAAACTGAAGGAGCGCTACGAAGAAGTGCAGCGCTTCGGGAAATACCATCCTGATTACCGCGACGTGATGAAAGAAGTGCGCGAAGCGAAGCGGGAGCTCGATTTGCATGAGACGGTCGCCGCCTTTAAGGAGGCGGAGAAGGCAATGCAAGAGTTGCTTGATGAGATCAGCGTGCTGATCGGCAAAGCGGTATCGGAACATGTGAAAGTACCGGCCGGAAATCCATACTTTTTGTCGGCGGGTTGTTCCGGTGGCTGCGGGGCGGGCGGAAGCTGCGGCTGCCGCACATAA
- a CDS encoding YugN family protein: protein MKFENTGLENQTVELSRLDDIMERLGFVRAAQWDYERVTYDRKYVVKEGTYYLRVQGYAIEGNVDSRYALIKLLTPILGKHYYPHGVEYGDDEHFPSSLVSQCQNVLAQVKSELEKIKE from the coding sequence ATGAAGTTTGAAAATACTGGACTAGAAAATCAGACGGTCGAACTGTCCCGCCTTGATGACATTATGGAGCGCCTCGGCTTTGTGCGCGCGGCACAATGGGATTATGAGCGGGTCACATACGACCGGAAATACGTCGTGAAAGAGGGCACCTACTATTTGCGCGTTCAAGGATACGCCATTGAGGGAAACGTCGATTCACGCTATGCACTCATTAAGCTGCTCACGCCGATTTTAGGGAAACATTACTATCCACACGGTGTCGAATACGGCGATGATGAACATTTTCCGTCCTCTCTTGTCAGCCAATGCCAAAACGTATTGGCGCAGGTCAAAAGCGAGCTTGAAAAAATCAAAGAATGA
- a CDS encoding DUF420 domain-containing protein, which translates to MAVLPTISTSCIVISALLVAYGWYLISRRRIEAHKKVMLTAAVFALLFFTIYMSRTLFIGNTSFGGPESVKVYYTLFLIFHIVLATAGAVFGLVTIWTGLKDKRARHRRLGPITSIIWFGSASTGVVVYWLLYVLYPGGQTTSLIKAVLGF; encoded by the coding sequence ATGGCTGTTTTACCGACAATCAGCACGAGCTGCATCGTGATCAGCGCTTTGCTTGTTGCTTATGGATGGTATCTGATCAGCCGCAGGCGGATCGAAGCGCATAAAAAAGTGATGCTGACGGCAGCGGTGTTTGCGTTGCTGTTTTTCACCATTTACATGTCGCGGACGTTGTTTATCGGCAATACGAGCTTTGGCGGGCCAGAGAGCGTCAAAGTGTACTATACGCTGTTTCTTATTTTCCATATTGTTCTAGCGACGGCTGGCGCCGTATTTGGCCTTGTCACCATTTGGACGGGATTAAAAGACAAGCGGGCCCGCCATCGTCGACTCGGGCCGATCACAAGCATCATTTGGTTTGGCAGCGCCTCAACTGGGGTGGTCGTCTATTGGCTGCTTTATGTCCTCTATCCAGGGGGCCAAACGACGTCGCTCATCAAGGCGGTGCTCGGTTTTTAG
- a CDS encoding YlbG family protein produces the protein MFPKRQGIIVWLHSLKYGKQLRKFGNIHYISKRLKYAVLYCDMEQVDHVMKKLASLPFVKRVEPSYRPFLKLEFESKGEKEKDSPYPLG, from the coding sequence ATGTTTCCAAAACGGCAAGGGATTATCGTCTGGCTTCATTCGCTGAAATATGGGAAACAGTTGCGCAAGTTCGGCAACATTCATTACATTTCCAAACGGCTGAAATATGCGGTTCTGTATTGTGATATGGAGCAAGTCGACCATGTAATGAAAAAGCTCGCCTCGCTTCCATTCGTCAAGCGGGTCGAGCCGTCGTACCGCCCATTTTTAAAACTGGAATTTGAATCGAAAGGGGAGAAGGAAAAAGACTCCCCCTATCCGCTTGGATGA